From Candidatus Brocadia sp., one genomic window encodes:
- a CDS encoding MBL fold metallo-hydrolase gives MYFKQIEVPGIGCLSYVIGCPAAKVAAVIDPKRDVQDYLDIARNQGMKITHVIETHIHADHVSGNLEIRSRTGADIYFHETAPVSFEHKTLKEGDCIELGTAKLEVVYTPGHTPHSLSLLVTDKSRSEEPWLILSGDLLFVGDIGRPDLAGKELLEQQVENLYESIYKKLGKLSDRLEVFPAHGQGSLCGRGMSSKTSTTLGYERRTNPLLSLDSVDEFKKHFMQEYPARPKSFSHIISMNAKGAPLLNRRADNRPLTPPQFREAMGRGAKILDTRDAPAYGGVHIPGSINIGFGSQMANWIGMAVEPESDILLVFTEDEKYRDMCTLLYRIGYDNILGYLQGGIPAWQELGYPIERLSQMSVQELQEEVKRKIYLHIVDVRAEAEWNKGHIEAAEHLPLPEMLLKDVYLPKGEKIIVTCRVGYRGNIGASYLQMRGFTNVHNLAGGMQAWANAGFPLKV, from the coding sequence ATGTATTTTAAACAAATTGAAGTGCCGGGAATCGGTTGCCTTTCCTATGTGATTGGTTGTCCCGCCGCAAAAGTTGCTGCAGTTATTGATCCGAAAAGAGATGTACAGGATTACCTTGATATCGCAAGAAATCAAGGAATGAAGATAACGCATGTTATCGAAACGCACATCCATGCCGATCATGTGAGCGGCAATTTAGAAATTCGCTCCCGTACCGGCGCTGATATCTATTTTCATGAAACAGCACCCGTCTCCTTTGAACATAAAACCTTAAAAGAAGGGGATTGTATAGAATTAGGTACGGCAAAACTCGAGGTGGTTTATACTCCAGGACACACACCGCATTCTCTCTCTCTTTTAGTAACTGATAAAAGCCGATCAGAAGAACCATGGCTCATTCTCAGCGGCGACCTTCTTTTTGTTGGAGATATAGGAAGGCCTGACCTGGCAGGAAAGGAACTGTTAGAACAGCAGGTAGAAAATCTTTATGAAAGTATTTATAAAAAACTTGGTAAATTATCCGACCGTTTAGAGGTATTTCCTGCACATGGACAAGGTTCGCTTTGCGGGAGAGGAATGAGTTCTAAAACCAGCACTACTCTGGGATATGAGCGCCGCACAAACCCTCTGCTCAGTCTTGATTCTGTGGATGAATTTAAAAAGCACTTCATGCAGGAATATCCCGCCCGTCCAAAGAGTTTTTCACACATTATATCGATGAACGCGAAAGGTGCGCCATTGCTGAATAGACGCGCTGATAACAGACCTCTTACTCCTCCTCAATTCCGGGAAGCAATGGGAAGGGGTGCAAAGATTCTTGATACAAGAGATGCGCCTGCGTACGGTGGCGTGCATATTCCGGGAAGCATTAATATTGGCTTTGGAAGTCAAATGGCCAACTGGATTGGCATGGCAGTGGAGCCAGAGTCGGATATCCTCCTTGTCTTTACCGAAGATGAAAAGTATCGGGACATGTGTACTCTCCTTTACAGGATTGGTTATGATAATATTCTTGGGTATTTGCAAGGCGGCATTCCCGCATGGCAGGAGCTTGGTTATCCGATAGAGAGGCTTTCCCAGATGTCGGTGCAGGAATTACAGGAAGAAGTTAAAAGAAAAATCTATCTGCATATAGTTGATGTAAGGGCGGAAGCTGAATGGAATAAAGGGCACATAGAAGCAGCCGAACATTTGCCATTACCGGAAATGCTTCTTAAGGATGTGTATCTGCCAAAAGGAGAAAAAATTATCGTTACCTGCCGTGTAGGATATCGTGGGAATATAGGGGCCAGTTACTTACAAATGCGTGGATTTACCAATGTGCACAATCTTGCCGGTGGAATGCAGGCATGGGCTAACGCAGGGTTTCCGTTAAAGGTATAA
- a CDS encoding DUF1326 domain-containing protein — protein MRRKFIITFGILLATAFTCGTVGMSYRTVFANEHKHEHEHHGVHAGEKYSVKGVFVEGCNCNIPCACELFGLETGCHTVAVLSLSDSSYDGVDLSGAKIAYATKPGDWVIIYIDAKDDQQKQAAIRFTKGIFGNYGKVEKADSAKIEFSGKDGNYTVKVDDGKIMQLTTEPVLGGDNKTPVMHTNTKSKLTPVFMQGRVISGSFNDGERKFELKGSNSYFNANMHCEGSSE, from the coding sequence ATGCGTAGGAAATTTATTATAACCTTTGGTATTTTACTTGCCACTGCCTTTACCTGTGGAACAGTCGGCATGTCCTACCGGACAGTTTTTGCCAATGAGCATAAGCATGAGCATGAGCATCACGGTGTCCATGCAGGTGAAAAATACAGTGTAAAAGGTGTCTTCGTCGAGGGATGTAACTGCAATATACCATGTGCCTGTGAATTATTCGGATTGGAGACGGGCTGTCATACGGTAGCTGTACTGTCTTTGAGTGATAGTAGTTATGACGGTGTAGATCTGTCAGGCGCAAAGATCGCCTACGCAACAAAACCTGGTGATTGGGTCATTATTTATATCGATGCAAAAGATGATCAACAGAAACAAGCGGCCATCAGGTTTACCAAGGGTATTTTCGGCAATTACGGCAAAGTCGAGAAGGCCGATAGCGCTAAAATTGAATTTTCTGGAAAAGATGGCAATTACACCGTTAAGGTCGATGATGGCAAGATTATGCAACTGACAACTGAACCGGTTCTCGGTGGGGACAACAAAACCCCTGTAATGCATACAAATACCAAAAGTAAATTGACCCCGGTTTTTATGCAGGGCAGGGTTATCTCTGGTAGTTTTAACGACGGTGAACGGAAATTTGAACTGAAGGGTAGTAACTCTTACTTTAACGCAAATATGCATTGCGAAGGTAGTTCCGAATAA